A genomic region of Oryza glaberrima chromosome 1, OglaRS2, whole genome shotgun sequence contains the following coding sequences:
- the LOC127754740 gene encoding heavy metal-associated isoprenylated plant protein 9-like, producing MSRWWGASRHQGRKMEGRMASSSSPIPIPSLSPSSSHQRSPPLTPRLLAHACGRKVMKAISLKGVLRTEINPSLDKFTVVGDVDSRVLVQKLSKVGKIAEVMAPPPPSPAAPSEEGKKSNSNGGEKPTSPADEKSARKDEGKDGKGNKSPATAAACKQECSKCTAGKEAATRADEAGRAGGKTASSKDATTKSSGDGDKSEPAAVAVEYQYHHHYNWAEPAMVVPVHLPYFAANATPYYAGGYYPMPPPMSVLRHPS from the exons ATGAGCCGATGGTGGGGAGCAAGCAGGCAtcaagggaggaagatggagggCAGGATGGCAAGCTCGAGCTCACCGATTccaatcccctctctctcgccttCGTCTTCTCACCAGCGGTCTCCTCCCCTTACTCCCCGTCTCCTTGCTCATGCTTGCgggaggaaggtgatgaaagCCATAAGCCTGAAAG GCGTGCTGAGGACTGAGATCAACCCGTCGCTCGACAAGTTTACCGTCGTCGGTGACGTGGACAGCAGGGTGCTCGTCCAGAAGCTCTCGAAGGTCGGCAAGATCGCCGAggtgatggcgccgccgccgccgtcaccggctGCGCCTTCGGAAGAAGGCAAGAAGAGCAACAGCAATGGCGGCGAGAagccgacctcgccggcggacgAGAAGAGCGCGCGCAAAGACGAAGGCAAGGACGGCAAAGGCAACAAGtcgccagcgacggcggcggcgtgcaagCAGGAATGCAGCAAGTGCACGGCCGGGAAGGAAGCCGCCACACGCGCCGACGAGGCTGGCCGCGCCGGTGGGAAGACGGCATCGTCCAAAGACGCCACCACCaagagcagcggcgacggcgacaaatCTGAAccagcggcggtggcagtggagtaccagtaccaccaccactacaaCTGGGCGGAGCCGGCCATGGTGGTGCCGGTTCACCTCCCGTACTTCGCAGCGAATGCGACGCCGTACTACGCCGGAGGCTACTacccgatgccgccgccgatgtCGGTGCTCCGTCACCCTTCTTAG
- the LOC127760558 gene encoding protein NDL2-like, which yields MGDSSGSVSIDVERISFGGKEHRVRTRYGSVSVSVFGDEDKPALITYPDVALNYMSCFQGLFFCPEAASLLLHNFCIYHITPQGHELGAAPISSDVPVPSVDELVDQVADVLDFFGLGSVMCLGVTAGAYILTLFATKYRDRVIGLMLVSPLCKAPSWSEWLYNKVLLNLLYYYGSRGLVKECLLQRYFSTEVRGNGQDPESEIVQACRSLLHERQGSNVWRFLQAINERHDLTEALKKLQCRTLIFVGENSQFHDDAVHMTTKLDRRYCALVEVQACGSLVTEEQPHAMLIPMEYFLMGYGLYRPSQLDSSPRSTLNPFCISPELLSPESMGVKLKPIKTRISLKV from the exons ATGGGGGACTCGAGCGGGTCGGTGTCCATCGACGTGGAGCGGATCTCCTTCGGCGGCAAG GAACACCGAGTGCGAACCAGATATGGCTCTGTATCTGTTTCTGTATTTGGAGATGAAGACAAGCCGGCGCTCATAACATACCCGGATGTAGCTCTAAATT atATGTCTTGCTTTCAAGGATTGTTCTTCTGCCCAGAGGCCGCGTCGCTGTTGCTTCACAATTTTTGTATTTACCACATCACTCCTCAAGGTCATGAG TTGGGAGCGGCTCCAATTTCATCCGATGTGCCCGTGCCATCTGTTGATGAGCTTGTGGATCAAGTCGCGGATGTTCTTGATTTCTTCGG ATTAGGATCTGTGATGTGTTTGGGTGTCACTGCCGGTGCCTACATTCTCACCCTCTTTGCA ACAAAATACCGGGATAGAGTGATTGGCCTTATGCTAGTTTCGCCGCTATGCAAAGCCCCTTCTTGGAGCGAGTGGTTGTACAATAAG gtattattaaacttgctttacTATTATGGGAGTCGTGGGCTAGTCAAGGAATGCTTGCTTCAGCGGTATTTTAGCACG GAAGTTCGTGGGAATGGACAAGACCCTGAATCAGAGATTGTGCAAGCCTGTAGAAGT TTACTTCATGAGCGACAGGGATCTAATGTATGGCGATTCCTTCAGGCGATAAACGA GAGACATGACCTGACGGAAGCGTTGAAGAAGCTTCAGTGTCGGACACTGATTTTTGTGGGAGAGAACTCACAGTTCCACGACGACGCAGTCCATATGACCACAAAGCTAGACCGGAGATATTGCGCCCTAGTCGAG GTTCAGGCATGCGGGTCACTCGTCACCGAGGAGCAACCGCACGCGATGTTGATCCCCATGGAGTACTTCCTCATGGGATATGGGCTCTACAGACCTTCCCAGCTGGATAGCAGCCCCCGGAGCACACTGAACCCATTCTGTATATCGCCTGAACTTCTGTCACCGGAGAGCATGGGAGTGAAGCTGAAGCCCATCAAGACTCGGATCTCGCTCAAAGTTTAG